The genomic DNA CCCCTGATTGAAGAAGGACTGGAGTGGATTATTACCCCCGGTCAGTACGGGGTGGATCTGTGGGCCTGTGAAGTGGCAATTTCACTGAGGCAGCAGTATCCTCACTTAAAATGCTCCATTATGGCAGCCTATCAAAATATGGAGGAAAAGTGGAAGGAGGATAAAAAGGAGTATTTTCAGCAGATTTGTGAGGGAGTTGACTATGTGGGAGTTGTCAGCCGCCAGCCTTATCAGGGAATATGGCAACTCAAGGCGCGGGATGAACTGCTTTTCCGCAAAACCGATGGTTTATTGCTCGTTTATGACGAGGATGCCGGGGAGGGCAGCCCACGTTTTATGAAAGAACTGGCATTAAAAAAGCAGCAGGCAGAAGGCTATCAATATATCAGCATTAGCTCAGAGGATATCCAAAGCATAGCAGAGGAAGAACGATTATTCATGGACCTCTGATTTTTAAAGCATTAGCTCTGATTTTTGAACAAAAAGGACGAATGCGTCCCTTTACTTTTATGTAAGCGCTATCATAAAATTTAAACAACAATAATTTATCAGTCAAATAAAATTAATTTATTGAAAAAACATTACCATGAAAGGAGTTAAGGATTCAGATGAAAAAAAGATTTCGGTATACCGCGTTGCTCTGTCTCGGTGTTATTTTGTGTGGAACAGTCACCCCGATGGATAGCCAGGTCTCTGCTGCCTCCACGAGGCAAATGGAAAAGCTGAACCGGGGAGCCGTCGCGGTCAAAGTGCCGGAGGGCGTGCTGGTGAGTTGGCGTTTGCTGGGCACGGAAGCGGATTCAGTCAGCTTCAATCTGTATAGAGGGACAAGCAAGGTCAATGATGCGCCGATTACGTCGAAAACCAACTTTTTGGACAAGGCTGGCACAACCGCATCCTCATACACGGTTCGTGCCGTAGTGAATGGAGCAGAACAGGCTGCTTCTCAGGCAGTGAAGGTTTGGAGCAACAACTATCTGGATGTTCCCATCCAGCAGCCTGCAGGCGGTACAACCCCGGATAATGTGAGCTACACGTACAATGCCAATGACGCCAGTGTAGGTGATCTGGATGGGGATGGCGAGTATGAGATTGTGTTAAAATGGGACCCTTCCAATGCCAAGGACAATTCGCAATCCGGCTACACGGGAAATGTATTTTTGGACGGCTACAAGCTGGATGGAACACGCAAATGGCGAATCGACCTGGGCCGGAACATTCGGGCTGGAGCGCACTACACACAATTTCTCGTCTATGATTTTGACGGAGACGGCAAGGCGGAAATCGTATGCAAAACAGCAGACGGCTCTAAAGACGGCACAGGTGTAACCATCGGCAACGCTTCGGCGGATTATCGTAATGCCAGTGGTTATATTTTGGACGGGCCTGAATTTCTGACCGTGTTCTCGGGCGATACGGGCAAAGCACTTAGCACGATTGACTATGTGCCGCCACGGGGAACGGTATCCAGTTGGGGAGATAATTATGGCAACCGGGTGGACCGTTTTCTCGCCGGGGTTGCTTATCTGGATGGCGTACGGCCGAGCATAGTCATGGCACGGGGGTATTACACCCGAACGGTTCTGGTCGCGTACGATTGGCGTAATGGTAACTTGAATCGACGTTGGACCTTTGATAGCAACAGCTCGACCAATGCCGGAACCGCCGGACAGGGCAACCATAGCTTGAGTGTGGCGGATGTGGATGGAGACGATAAGGATGAAATTGTGTACGGTTCGCTGGTAGTGGATGATACCGGAGCGAAGCTGGCTAACTCTGGGATGGGACATGGGGATGCACTTCATGTCGGGGATTTGAATCCCGACCGTTCAGGATATGAAGTGTTTAAGGTAAACGAGGACAAAAATGCGACTTATGGTGCTGCCATGTATGACCCGCGTAATGGAAACATTTTATGGGGCGTAAATACAGGCAAGGATACCGGGAGAGGCATGTCGGCAGATATTGATCCCCGTACAAAAGGGAACGAGCAATGGGCGCCGGGGATCGGCGTACGTTCGGCAAAAGGAGAGCTTATTACGAATACGCTACCGTCCTCCATTAATTTTGGAATTTGGTGGGATGGCGACCTGCTGCGTGAGCTGTTGGATCATACCTCATCGAGCGCTGGTAAAATCGACAAGTGGAACTATACCAACTCGACCACTTCCAATTTGCTTACGGCGACAGGTACCAGCTCCAATAACGGAACGAAAGGAACACCATCCTTGCAGGCCGATCTGTTCGGCGACTGGCGCGAGGAAGTGATTTGGCGCAAAAGCGATAATTCCGCCCTACGAATCTACACAACACCGTATGAGTCAGAGTATCGTTTTTATACACTTATGCATGATCCGTTGTATCGCCTGAGTATAGCGTGGCAGAATGTGGCCTATAACCAGCCGCCACACACTGGGTTTTATCTGGGAGAAGGGATGTCCAAGCCCACGCAGCCGAATATATATACCCCTTGATTTACAGGTCGGTTTGAAGGCCGAAATGAAACAGCGAATGAACCAAAACGGAAAGGGCCCCGGGTTGAACGGAGCTCTTTTTGTCATGCCATTATTTAGTTGATCGGATAAGGTGTGTTATTCATATTCCCGCAGGAATCTACCGATAAAATACAAAGTAACACACATTTTCTATGAATGACAACAATAGAAGGAGCGCATGACGAATGGGAAAAAAAGTGTTGATTGGTTTGGCTATATTTATGGGCGTCATTATTGTATTTTGCTTGATTACGGTAGGTTCGATCTGGAGTCACCGGAATACGGCTGTGAAGCTGGAAGGAAGAATTGAGGCTCAATATCTATCGAACCAGTCCAGCTACGATAATATGTGGAAGAAATTCAAGGAAATGACGCAGGTCACGGATTTACAGGCTGGACAGGTCAAAGAGGTATACACAGGGATGATTACCGGACGATATAATGATACGAATTTGCTGTATCAGGCGGTGCATGAACAAAATCCCCGTTTGGCTACATCTGTATATACGGATCTTCAGCGCGAAATTGCCGCCAGTCGCCAGCAGTTTGATAACAACCAGAAGCAAATGATGGATATCGTTCGGGAATATAACACGTATATTAAGGTACATTTTATTATGGCTTCCCTGACCAATATGAAAACATATGATATGTCCCAATATATCGTAACTTCAGACCAAACCGAGGATGCTTTTACCAAGAAGAAAGCGGATGAAATCCGTCTGAAATAGGGGGATCAATTTATGTATTGGTTTATCCCTTTCATCATATTCGTGGGGTTGATTCCAGTGAAACTACTGACCGGGACCCGCTGGAAAACGATCATTTGGACTGCTATTTTTAGTGCTGTATTGACGGCTGTGACGATCTACATTGATTTCCGAATAGAGACATGGGATACCGAGGTATGGTCCGGCAAAGTCACAGATTGGCACCATAAGGAGGAATGGGATGAGTGGCATCCGCCCAGAAAAAGCTGTAGTAAAGACAGTAATGGTAAAGAGAAGTGTACGAGACATAGTGGCTACTGGGAGCATCACAAAGCGGAAAACTCCATTTATACCACAGATGACGGATGGATTCGCGTGGATCGTGCGCCCGATGGCAGCACGTTTGGGGATAGCTGGCCCAACAATACCGCAACACTAAAATGGTTCTGGCCCTATGGCACACCGAGTGCTTCAACGCATCATTATCTGAACAAAGTACAGGCCTCCTATTCCATTTTCAGACATAAAGATATAGATGTGGAGCAATACTCCGACCTGCCGGAGTACCCCAAGGCTGTGCTCAATTATATTGATATTCACCGTATTATCGGTCAGGTTCCTAACAAAGCAAAGGCATTACGTATGCTGGCGAGCATGAACACTGAACTGAACAAGCCTGTACCCAACCCGGAAAAACCGGGAAAAACGAAGTCATGGAAGCAGGTCAATTTGATTTTTGTTCATGTGGGCTTGAATAAAACACAGGACTATGGCTTCGCGCTTCAGGACAAATGGGAGGGCGGGAACAAAAATGATTTTGTCGTAGCCTTCTCTACCAACGAAAACAATGAACTGCTATGGGTCTACCCGTTTTCATGGAGTGAAGTGGAACTGCTAAAAATAGAGGTCCGTGATTACATGATGAGCGTACACCAGATCACCGATTTTGTACCCATTGTCAAGAAGGTAGGAAACTTGGTGGCAGCCCGCTTTGTGCGCAAGTCTTTTTCCGATTTTGATTATTTGCAGATTGATATTAGCTTGGGAGGATGGGTTTCCATATGCGCTCTTAATCTGATGCTGGTGGGCTTGTACTGCCAGAATGTTATGGAGCAAAAAAGAGAACGACAACTTCAGGAGCGGGGAGTAACAGGCTAGATGTGGCATCACCTGTGCAGCCTTCTTTTTCAGAAGAGAGTCAACGTATGATTT from Paenibacillus sp. FSL R10-2782 includes the following:
- a CDS encoding SLOG family protein, with the translated sequence MKNLLVSGYRAHELNIFSQKHEGIPYIKKAITGRLIPLIEEGLEWIITPGQYGVDLWACEVAISLRQQYPHLKCSIMAAYQNMEEKWKEDKKEYFQQICEGVDYVGVVSRQPYQGIWQLKARDELLFRKTDGLLLVYDEDAGEGSPRFMKELALKKQQAEGYQYISISSEDIQSIAEEERLFMDL
- a CDS encoding LemA family protein, translating into MGKKVLIGLAIFMGVIIVFCLITVGSIWSHRNTAVKLEGRIEAQYLSNQSSYDNMWKKFKEMTQVTDLQAGQVKEVYTGMITGRYNDTNLLYQAVHEQNPRLATSVYTDLQREIAASRQQFDNNQKQMMDIVREYNTYIKVHFIMASLTNMKTYDMSQYIVTSDQTEDAFTKKKADEIRLK
- a CDS encoding rhamnogalacturonan lyase, translating into MDSQVSAASTRQMEKLNRGAVAVKVPEGVLVSWRLLGTEADSVSFNLYRGTSKVNDAPITSKTNFLDKAGTTASSYTVRAVVNGAEQAASQAVKVWSNNYLDVPIQQPAGGTTPDNVSYTYNANDASVGDLDGDGEYEIVLKWDPSNAKDNSQSGYTGNVFLDGYKLDGTRKWRIDLGRNIRAGAHYTQFLVYDFDGDGKAEIVCKTADGSKDGTGVTIGNASADYRNASGYILDGPEFLTVFSGDTGKALSTIDYVPPRGTVSSWGDNYGNRVDRFLAGVAYLDGVRPSIVMARGYYTRTVLVAYDWRNGNLNRRWTFDSNSSTNAGTAGQGNHSLSVADVDGDDKDEIVYGSLVVDDTGAKLANSGMGHGDALHVGDLNPDRSGYEVFKVNEDKNATYGAAMYDPRNGNILWGVNTGKDTGRGMSADIDPRTKGNEQWAPGIGVRSAKGELITNTLPSSINFGIWWDGDLLRELLDHTSSSAGKIDKWNYTNSTTSNLLTATGTSSNNGTKGTPSLQADLFGDWREEVIWRKSDNSALRIYTTPYESEYRFYTLMHDPLYRLSIAWQNVAYNQPPHTGFYLGEGMSKPTQPNIYTP